In one Paracoccus everestensis genomic region, the following are encoded:
- a CDS encoding TIGR01459 family HAD-type hydrolase, whose amino-acid sequence MSKIIQSLSQIGADYDVLFCDLWGCLHNGKQPYPAAVAALQAFRAGGGKVVLMTNAPRPNQFVIAQLDRMGVPRDAWDIVVSSGDAAQEAMFAGAVGRKVWHIGTEKDDGFFDDIPGEFADAPPIHRVSLEEAEGIVATGPFDELTETPGDYHDRLMAARDRGLPMLCANPDVIVDMGETRIYCAGALAEYYEGLGGQSLYFGKPHPPIYDRARRLLDLVPDARILAIGDGVFTDVKGALDQGIDALFVTGGLAADALGPDVENPDLALLLDWLGGHALAPQYSIGRLR is encoded by the coding sequence ATGAGCAAGATCATCCAGTCGCTGTCCCAGATCGGCGCCGATTACGACGTGCTGTTCTGCGACCTGTGGGGCTGCCTTCACAACGGCAAGCAGCCCTATCCCGCCGCCGTCGCCGCCCTGCAAGCCTTTCGCGCAGGCGGCGGCAAGGTCGTCCTGATGACCAATGCGCCGCGTCCCAACCAGTTCGTGATTGCGCAGCTTGACCGCATGGGCGTGCCCCGCGACGCGTGGGACATCGTCGTCAGTTCAGGCGATGCCGCGCAAGAGGCGATGTTCGCGGGCGCCGTCGGCCGGAAGGTCTGGCACATCGGCACGGAAAAGGACGACGGTTTCTTCGACGACATTCCCGGCGAATTTGCCGACGCCCCGCCGATCCACCGGGTATCGCTGGAGGAAGCGGAAGGCATCGTCGCCACCGGCCCGTTCGACGAACTGACGGAAACGCCGGGCGATTACCACGACCGGCTGATGGCCGCGCGCGACCGGGGGCTGCCGATGCTGTGCGCCAACCCGGACGTGATCGTGGACATGGGCGAGACGCGGATCTATTGCGCGGGCGCCCTGGCGGAGTATTACGAAGGCCTGGGCGGGCAGTCGCTTTACTTCGGCAAGCCGCATCCGCCGATCTATGACCGGGCGCGGCGGTTGCTGGACCTGGTGCCGGATGCGCGGATCCTGGCCATCGGCGACGGCGTCTTCACCGATGTGAAGGGCGCCCTGGATCAAGGGATCGACGCCTTGTTCGTGACGGGTGGCCTGGCGGCGGACGCGCTTGGGCCTGATGTCGAAAACCCCGATCTTGCCCTGCTGCTGGACTGGCTAGGCGGCCACGCCCTGGCCCCACAATACAGCATCGGCCGGTTGCGCTGA
- a CDS encoding class I SAM-dependent methyltransferase translates to MESGNQSQAEFWTSPAGRAWVDHEASLDATMEGILAVLLDAAVFADGQDILDVGCGTGASTIAAARRVPAGRVLGLDIAAPMLERAGQRGQAEGVANATFRLGDAQVERLPPNRHDVLISRFGMSFFADSVAAFRNLAASLQDGGRMVFVSWDGLERNPWFSIPQQVAGQRLAVEPDPVSTAPGPMAFADPDHVLDLMDRAGLSDGRWETRQIDLTPPGGVAGAARLATHVGPAARLLRLCNATAEDRAAIAADIETAFAPFGQGDAVRIPSSVHVFSCRA, encoded by the coding sequence ATGGAAAGCGGCAACCAGTCACAGGCAGAATTCTGGACCTCGCCCGCCGGTCGGGCCTGGGTCGATCATGAGGCAAGCCTGGACGCCACCATGGAGGGGATCCTGGCGGTCCTTCTGGATGCGGCTGTTTTCGCCGATGGGCAGGATATCCTGGACGTGGGTTGCGGAACCGGGGCAAGCACGATCGCGGCGGCGCGAAGGGTTCCGGCGGGCAGGGTGCTGGGCCTGGACATCGCCGCGCCCATGCTGGAGCGCGCAGGGCAGCGCGGCCAGGCGGAAGGTGTGGCGAACGCGACGTTTCGCCTGGGCGATGCCCAGGTTGAGCGTCTTCCCCCCAACCGCCACGATGTCCTGATATCCCGCTTCGGGATGAGCTTTTTCGCCGACAGCGTGGCCGCGTTCCGCAATCTTGCGGCATCATTGCAGGATGGCGGGCGGATGGTCTTTGTGTCCTGGGACGGATTGGAGCGAAATCCCTGGTTTTCCATTCCGCAACAGGTGGCGGGGCAGCGGCTGGCGGTTGAGCCGGATCCGGTCTCCACTGCGCCAGGGCCGATGGCATTCGCCGATCCCGATCATGTCCTGGACCTGATGGACCGGGCCGGACTGTCGGATGGCCGGTGGGAGACCCGGCAGATCGACCTGACCCCGCCCGGCGGGGTTGCGGGCGCGGCAAGGCTGGCCACCCATGTCGGACCTGCGGCGCGCCTGCTGAGGCTGTGCAACGCCACCGCCGAGGATCGCGCGGCGATTGCCGCCGATATCGAAACAGCCTTTGCCCCATTCGGACAGGGGGACGCGGTTCGCATCCCCTCGTCCGTGCACGTCTTTTCCTGCCGCGCGTGA
- a CDS encoding MaoC family dehydratase — protein sequence MFDNLPRGTIVIEDLEVGMTRYLQKQVTDRDIELFAEVSTDRNPVHLDDDYARDTIFEGRIAHGMLTAGLISAVIGEQLPGHGTVYLGQTLKFMAPVRPGDTVRAEVTVETIDHAKRRVTLATRCLVGDTVVLKGEAVVLAPSRKFD from the coding sequence ATGTTCGACAACCTTCCCCGCGGCACCATCGTCATCGAGGATCTGGAGGTGGGCATGACCCGCTATCTGCAAAAGCAGGTGACGGATCGCGATATCGAATTGTTCGCCGAGGTGTCGACCGACCGCAATCCGGTGCATCTGGATGATGATTACGCCCGCGACACCATCTTCGAGGGGCGAATCGCGCATGGGATGCTGACGGCGGGCCTGATCTCGGCGGTGATCGGGGAACAACTGCCGGGGCATGGCACCGTTTATCTGGGTCAGACGCTGAAATTCATGGCCCCCGTCCGCCCCGGCGACACCGTCCGGGCCGAGGTGACGGTGGAAACCATCGATCATGCGAAACGGCGGGTCACGCTTGCAACCCGCTGCCTCGTGGGTGATACGGTCGTCCTGAAAGGCGAGGCGGTCGTTCTGGCGCCAAGCCGCAAGTTCGACTGA
- a CDS encoding bifunctional riboflavin kinase/FAD synthetase — translation MQIHRDWTGLPAGARGASVAMGNFDGVHLGHRAVIEAARQAADAPLGIVTFEPHPRQFFAPDAPPFRLMNSESRANRLARLGVEQLYELPFGAVLAGLSPDAFARDVLVGGLGVVHVTVGADFVFGKDRAGNVDTLKDLGQQLGFGVTGVPLVGTGGQDYSSTAIRQALADGRPRDAERMLGHLHRIEGEVIHGNKRGRQFGWPTANMQMDDLHLPRLGVYAVVVDVLTGPDKLSCQGVASLGVRPMFGRNAPNLEVHLFDFDGDLYGQHLSVGLVEFLRDEAKFDSVQVLIDQIATDADQARAVLAGA, via the coding sequence TTGCAAATCCACCGCGACTGGACTGGACTTCCGGCAGGCGCCCGCGGCGCATCCGTCGCCATGGGCAATTTCGACGGTGTCCATCTGGGCCATCGCGCCGTGATCGAGGCCGCGCGGCAGGCGGCCGACGCCCCCCTGGGCATCGTCACCTTTGAACCCCATCCCCGCCAGTTCTTCGCGCCCGACGCCCCGCCCTTTCGGCTGATGAATTCGGAATCCCGCGCAAACCGCCTGGCCCGGCTGGGGGTGGAACAGCTTTACGAGCTGCCCTTTGGCGCGGTCCTGGCGGGCCTGTCGCCCGATGCCTTTGCGCGCGACGTGCTGGTGGGCGGCCTGGGTGTCGTTCATGTGACCGTGGGCGCGGATTTCGTCTTTGGCAAGGACCGGGCGGGCAATGTGGACACCCTCAAAGACCTGGGCCAACAGTTAGGCTTCGGCGTCACCGGCGTGCCGCTGGTTGGCACGGGCGGCCAGGATTACAGCTCCACCGCCATCCGGCAGGCCTTGGCGGATGGGCGCCCGCGCGACGCGGAACGGATGCTGGGCCACCTGCACCGGATCGAGGGTGAGGTGATCCACGGCAACAAGCGCGGCCGCCAGTTCGGCTGGCCCACCGCGAATATGCAGATGGACGACCTGCACCTGCCGCGCCTGGGCGTCTATGCGGTGGTCGTCGATGTCCTGACGGGGCCTGACAAGCTGTCCTGCCAGGGCGTTGCCAGCCTGGGCGTTCGTCCCATGTTCGGCCGCAACGCCCCGAACTTGGAGGTGCATCTGTTCGACTTCGACGGCGATCTTTATGGCCAGCACCTGTCCGTGGGCCTTGTCGAGTTCCTGCGCGACGAGGCGAAGTTCGACAGCGTGCAGGTTCTGATCGACCAGATCGCCACCGACGCGGACCAGGCCCGCGCGGTGCTGGCGGGCGCATGA
- a CDS encoding YcgN family cysteine cluster protein yields the protein MRDRFWELPLPQLQPDEWEALCDGCGKCCLNKIEYEDTGELAFTRVACKLLDGDKCQCSSYPNRHNFVPDCVVLTPRKLAEIAWWLPATCAYRLRHEGRPLYKWHHLVSGDRETVHSAGASVRGWTVSEVTVSEEDWEDYIIEDLS from the coding sequence ATGCGCGACAGGTTCTGGGAACTGCCCCTGCCCCAATTGCAGCCCGACGAATGGGAAGCCCTGTGCGACGGCTGCGGCAAATGCTGCCTGAACAAGATCGAATACGAGGATACGGGCGAACTGGCCTTCACCCGCGTGGCCTGCAAGCTGCTGGACGGCGACAAGTGCCAGTGCAGCAGCTATCCGAACCGCCACAACTTTGTCCCCGACTGCGTCGTCCTGACCCCCCGCAAGCTGGCCGAGATCGCCTGGTGGCTTCCCGCCACCTGCGCCTATCGCCTGCGCCACGAAGGACGGCCGCTCTACAAGTGGCACCACCTGGTCTCGGGCGACCGCGAAACCGTCCACAGCGCCGGCGCCAGCGTCCGCGGCTGGACCGTCAGCGAGGTCACCGTCAGCGAGGAAGACTGGGAAGATTACATCATCGAGGACTTGTCCTGA
- a CDS encoding MBL fold metallo-hydrolase — MDERTKDPLRILAPNPSPLTGPGTTTFLLGGRDVAVIDPGPDHPGHLAAIAEAGQGRISHIIVTHAHLDHSAGAPRLSQMTGAPVLAFGGALSGRSPMMRRLADEGVGGGEGLDLSFAPDIVLRDGQVIEGDGWHLTALHTPGHSGGHVSLLWDDQIFCGDVVMGWSSTIISPPDGDLADYLRSLDRLAQHQPRRLLPAHGEAITDPQARLSDLAAHRRQRSAQILTALRDGPADAASLAARIYEVAPALMPAAARNVLAHLLALSDLGAVVPLDVLGAKTRFVSL, encoded by the coding sequence ATGGACGAACGGACGAAAGACCCCCTGCGCATCCTGGCCCCGAACCCCTCGCCGCTGACCGGGCCGGGGACGACGACCTTTCTGCTGGGCGGCAGGGATGTCGCGGTGATCGACCCCGGCCCCGACCATCCCGGCCACCTGGCGGCGATCGCGGAAGCGGGGCAGGGCCGGATCAGCCACATCATCGTCACCCACGCCCATCTGGACCACAGCGCGGGCGCGCCACGCCTGTCGCAGATGACGGGGGCGCCGGTCCTGGCCTTTGGCGGCGCGCTGTCGGGGCGATCCCCGATGATGCGGCGGCTGGCGGATGAAGGCGTGGGCGGAGGCGAGGGGCTGGACCTGTCGTTCGCGCCCGACATCGTCCTGCGCGACGGGCAGGTGATCGAGGGGGACGGCTGGCACCTGACAGCCCTGCACACGCCCGGACATTCCGGCGGCCATGTCAGCCTGCTGTGGGACGACCAGATTTTTTGCGGCGACGTGGTGATGGGCTGGTCCTCGACCATCATCTCGCCGCCCGACGGCGATCTGGCGGATTACCTGCGTTCGCTCGACCGGCTGGCGCAACACCAGCCCCGGCGCCTTCTGCCCGCCCATGGCGAGGCCATAACGGACCCGCAGGCCCGCCTGTCCGACCTAGCCGCCCACCGCCGCCAACGCAGCGCCCAGATCCTGACCGCGCTGCGCGACGGCCCAGCGGATGCCGCCTCGCTTGCGGCCCGTATCTATGAGGTGGCCCCGGCGCTGATGCCCGCCGCCGCCCGCAACGTCCTGGCGCATCTGCTGGCCCTGAGCGACCTTGGCGCAGTGGTCCCGCTTGATGTGCTGGGTGCGAAGACCCGATTCGTGTCTTTGTGA
- a CDS encoding ATP-binding protein yields the protein MANQAEGGWLKGFLPRGLYGRAALILFLPVVVVMLVVSVMFLQRHFEGVTRQMTTSMARELAFVAARIDRAGGQRDAGREIAVPLEVTIGMPTGSQEGDSRLFYDFSGRVVIEVLRETLGNIRAIDLASDDKRVIVTVDGAAGPYTLAFDRRRVSASNPHQLLVLMVFTSLLMTGIATVFLRNQLRPIRRLAEAAEEYGKGRMAPYRPSGASEVRSAGTAFLDMRNRLERQNEQRKLMLSGISHDLRTPLTRLRLGLSMMSSDQPVDDEEIEAMEADIAEMNRMVDAFLDYARNDAQDSPPEPTPVAEFMDAIVADAQRAGQRVTLRSLDGDRAGRATFRPDTLRRALENLLGNAARYGTRAELDATLGPRSLRIGVEDDGPGIPDDSVDAAMRPFTRLDPARGQGGGAGLGLAIAADVARAHGGQLRLGRGQRLGGLRAEIVIPR from the coding sequence ATGGCAAACCAGGCAGAGGGCGGCTGGCTCAAGGGGTTTCTGCCGCGCGGGCTTTACGGGCGCGCGGCCCTGATCCTGTTCCTGCCGGTCGTGGTCGTCATGCTGGTGGTCAGCGTCATGTTCCTGCAACGCCATTTCGAAGGCGTGACCCGGCAGATGACCACCAGCATGGCGCGCGAACTGGCCTTTGTCGCGGCGCGAATCGACCGCGCCGGCGGCCAGCGGGATGCGGGCCGCGAAATCGCCGTGCCTCTGGAAGTGACCATCGGTATGCCCACCGGCAGCCAAGAAGGCGACAGCCGCCTTTTCTATGACTTCTCGGGGCGCGTGGTGATCGAGGTCTTGCGCGAAACGCTGGGCAATATCCGCGCCATCGATCTGGCAAGCGACGACAAGCGGGTGATCGTCACGGTGGACGGCGCGGCCGGTCCCTATACGCTGGCCTTCGACCGGCGCAGGGTCAGCGCGTCCAACCCGCATCAACTGCTGGTGCTGATGGTCTTCACCTCGCTGCTGATGACCGGGATCGCCACGGTGTTCCTGCGCAACCAGTTGCGCCCGATCCGCCGCTTGGCCGAGGCGGCCGAGGAATACGGCAAGGGCCGGATGGCGCCCTATCGCCCGTCCGGCGCGTCCGAGGTGCGCAGCGCCGGCACGGCATTTCTGGATATGCGCAACCGGCTGGAACGCCAGAACGAGCAGCGCAAGCTGATGCTGTCGGGGATCAGCCACGACCTGCGCACGCCCCTGACCCGGCTGCGGCTTGGCCTGTCGATGATGTCCTCTGACCAGCCGGTGGATGACGAGGAAATCGAGGCGATGGAGGCCGACATCGCGGAAATGAACCGCATGGTCGATGCCTTTCTGGATTATGCCCGCAACGACGCGCAGGACAGCCCGCCCGAGCCGACCCCGGTTGCCGAGTTCATGGACGCCATCGTGGCCGATGCGCAGCGGGCGGGCCAGCGGGTGACGCTGCGCAGCCTGGACGGCGACCGGGCGGGGCGCGCGACGTTCCGCCCCGACACGCTGCGCCGCGCCCTGGAAAACCTGCTGGGCAACGCCGCGCGATACGGCACCCGCGCCGAACTGGATGCGACCCTTGGTCCGCGCAGCCTGCGCATCGGGGTCGAGGATGACGGCCCCGGCATCCCTGACGACAGCGTGGATGCGGCGATGCGGCCCTTTACCCGCCTGGATCCGGCACGCGGGCAAGGCGGGGGCGCGGGTCTTGGCTTGGCGATTGCTGCGGATGTCGCACGCGCCCATGGCGGGCAGTTGCGGCTGGGCCGAGGGCAGCGGCTGGGCGGGCTGCGGGCCGAAATCGTCATCCCGCGATAG
- the lon gene encoding endopeptidase La, which produces MNEFASSTYPVLPLRDIVVFPHMIVPLFVGREKSVRALEAVMESDSPILLAAQKDASVDEPAEDGIFRAGVLANVLQLLKLPDGTVKVLVEGRERVQITEFVPNDDHFEATAIILDETPGDSATVTALVRTVAEEFERYVKVRKNIPEEVVSAVAEAKEPGKLADLVAGHMGIALDRKQDLLDTLDVAERLEKVYAAMQGEMSVLQVEKKIKSRVKTQMEKTQREYYLNEQMKAIQKELGDGEDGQNEIAELEEKIAKTKFSKEARDKAEAELKKLKSMSPMSAEATVSRNYLDWLLALPWGVKSRTRKDLVAAEKVLDADHYGLEKVKERIVEYLAVQTRSQKLKGPILCLVGPPGVGKTSLGRSVAKATGREFIRISLGGVRDESEIRGHRRTYIGSMPGKIIQALKKAKTTNPLILLDEIDKMGQDFRGDPASAMLEVLDPEQNATFVDHYLEVEYDLSNVMFVTTANSYNMPGPLLDRMEIISLSGYTEDEKREIARQHLLPKQIAANGLRKGEFEVTDDALTHMVRYYTREAGVRSLEREIAKLARKAVTEILKGQVESVTVDAAKAEEYLGVRRHRYGLAEKEDQIGVVTGLAWTSVGGDLLQIEALRLPGKGRMKTTGKLGDVMKESIDAASSFVRSISPEIGVKPPEFDKRDIHVHVPEGATPKDGPSAGIAMVTSVVSVMTGIPVRKDVAMTGEVTLRGNVLAIGGLKEKLLAALRGGIKTVMIPADNEKDLAEIPDNVKTGLTIIPVSNVREVLKHALVRMPEPVEWDEAAEEAAEAARTAAMRDDRSAGGAVAH; this is translated from the coding sequence ATGAACGAATTTGCATCTTCGACCTATCCGGTGCTGCCGCTGCGCGACATCGTGGTCTTTCCGCACATGATCGTTCCGCTGTTCGTGGGCCGCGAAAAATCGGTCCGCGCCTTGGAAGCCGTGATGGAATCGGACAGCCCGATCCTGCTTGCCGCGCAAAAGGACGCTTCGGTCGATGAACCCGCGGAAGACGGCATCTTTCGCGCCGGTGTGCTGGCCAATGTGCTGCAACTGCTGAAGCTGCCCGACGGCACCGTCAAGGTGCTGGTGGAAGGGCGCGAACGCGTCCAGATCACCGAATTTGTCCCCAACGACGATCACTTCGAAGCGACCGCCATCATCCTGGACGAAACGCCCGGCGATTCCGCCACCGTGACCGCCCTTGTCCGCACCGTGGCCGAGGAGTTCGAGCGTTACGTCAAGGTCCGCAAGAACATCCCCGAGGAGGTCGTCTCCGCCGTGGCCGAGGCGAAGGAACCCGGCAAGCTGGCCGACCTGGTCGCGGGCCACATGGGCATCGCATTGGACCGCAAGCAGGATTTGCTCGACACGCTGGACGTGGCCGAACGTCTGGAAAAGGTCTATGCCGCGATGCAGGGCGAGATGTCCGTCCTGCAGGTGGAAAAGAAGATCAAGTCCCGCGTCAAGACCCAGATGGAGAAGACGCAGCGCGAGTATTACCTGAATGAGCAGATGAAGGCCATTCAGAAGGAACTGGGCGACGGCGAGGACGGCCAGAACGAGATTGCCGAGCTTGAGGAAAAGATCGCCAAGACCAAGTTCAGCAAGGAAGCCCGCGACAAGGCGGAAGCCGAGCTGAAGAAGCTCAAGTCGATGTCACCGATGTCGGCCGAGGCTACGGTCAGCCGCAACTACCTCGACTGGCTGCTGGCCCTTCCCTGGGGCGTGAAGTCGCGCACCCGCAAGGATCTGGTCGCCGCCGAAAAGGTGCTGGACGCCGATCACTATGGCCTGGAAAAGGTCAAGGAACGGATCGTCGAATACCTGGCCGTCCAGACCCGCAGCCAGAAGCTGAAAGGCCCGATCCTGTGCCTCGTCGGCCCTCCGGGCGTCGGCAAGACCTCGCTCGGCCGTTCGGTCGCCAAGGCGACGGGACGCGAGTTCATCCGCATTTCGCTGGGCGGCGTGCGTGACGAATCGGAAATCCGCGGCCACCGCCGGACCTATATCGGCTCGATGCCGGGCAAGATCATCCAGGCCCTGAAAAAGGCCAAGACGACCAACCCCCTCATCCTGCTGGATGAGATCGACAAGATGGGCCAGGATTTCCGCGGCGATCCTGCAAGCGCGATGCTCGAGGTGCTGGATCCCGAACAGAACGCGACCTTCGTGGACCACTATCTGGAAGTGGAATACGACCTGTCGAACGTGATGTTCGTGACCACGGCCAACAGCTATAATATGCCGGGGCCGCTGCTGGACCGGATGGAGATCATCAGCCTGTCCGGCTATACCGAGGACGAAAAGCGCGAGATCGCGCGCCAGCACCTGCTGCCCAAGCAGATCGCGGCGAATGGGTTGCGCAAGGGCGAATTCGAGGTGACGGACGACGCGCTGACCCACATGGTCCGCTATTACACGCGGGAAGCCGGGGTGCGTTCGCTGGAACGCGAGATCGCCAAGCTGGCCCGCAAGGCCGTGACCGAGATCCTGAAGGGTCAGGTCGAGTCCGTGACGGTCGATGCCGCCAAGGCCGAGGAATACCTGGGCGTGCGCCGCCATCGTTACGGCCTGGCCGAGAAAGAGGACCAGATCGGCGTGGTAACGGGCCTGGCCTGGACCTCGGTCGGGGGTGACCTTCTGCAGATCGAGGCGCTGCGCCTGCCGGGCAAGGGCCGGATGAAGACGACCGGGAAGCTGGGCGACGTGATGAAGGAATCGATCGACGCGGCATCCAGCTTCGTTCGTTCGATCTCGCCGGAAATCGGGGTGAAGCCCCCGGAATTCGACAAGCGCGACATCCACGTCCACGTGCCGGAAGGGGCGACGCCCAAGGACGGACCGTCGGCAGGCATCGCCATGGTGACCAGCGTCGTGTCGGTGATGACCGGCATCCCGGTCCGCAAGGACGTGGCCATGACGGGCGAGGTGACGCTGCGCGGCAACGTGCTGGCCATCGGCGGCTTGAAGGAAAAGCTGCTGGCGGCATTGCGTGGGGGCATCAAGACGGTGATGATCCCAGCCGACAACGAAAAGGATCTGGCCGAGATCCCGGACAATGTCAAAACCGGCCTGACCATCATCCCGGTCAGCAATGTCCGCGAGGTGCTGAAGCATGCCCTGGTGCGGATGCCCGAACCCGTTGAATGGGACGAGGCCGCCGAGGAAGCCGCCGAGGCCGCAAGGACTGCCGCCATGCGGGACGATCGATCCGCCGGTGGGGCCGTCGCACATTAA
- a CDS encoding DUF2147 domain-containing protein, protein MKPAVVLALATLALSAAPAWAADPLAGTWRTQPGKDGGFGHVEILPCGEGLCGTVVRTFDAAGHAVAASDLGASVLADVLPTGGGTYGKGRITNPETGRGYTARLTLRGDLLDVGGCVMMICRNAGTWRRVR, encoded by the coding sequence ATGAAACCTGCTGTCGTCCTTGCCCTTGCCACACTGGCCTTGTCCGCCGCCCCGGCCTGGGCTGCCGATCCCCTGGCGGGCACCTGGCGCACCCAGCCCGGCAAGGATGGCGGCTTCGGCCATGTCGAAATCCTCCCCTGCGGCGAGGGCCTGTGCGGCACCGTGGTTCGCACATTCGACGCTGCGGGCCACGCGGTCGCGGCTAGCGACCTGGGCGCGTCAGTCCTGGCCGATGTCCTGCCCACAGGCGGCGGCACCTATGGCAAGGGACGCATCACCAACCCGGAAACCGGACGCGGCTATACGGCGCGCTTGACGCTGCGCGGGGATCTTCTGGATGTCGGGGGATGCGTGATGATGATCTGCCGCAATGCCGGGACGTGGCGGCGGGTGAGGTAA
- a CDS encoding tyrosine-type recombinase/integrase: protein MAKPKNGLTALFVKNVAEPGKYGDGHGLYLIVGPNGSKRWEQRLTIQGKRCDCGHGSVSLVSLATAREKAIDFRRIARAGGDPRRGDDRAAIPTFEVAARVVHGELLSTWSNEKHRQDFINSLEMYAFPKIGTVPVSEVGSSEMLKVLSPIWTIKHETARRVFQRMETVLKWAAAKEWRDGTPGDVTLKGLPKVRRVKANRKALPYSQVPEMVKELRASSAMLQTKLCLEFIILTATRSAETRYARWPEFNLGEATWTIPKERTKMRRDHTVPLPPRAVQILKEAQSLFGTSAFVFPGGRKDRPLSDVVLSGRVKDMGYDVTVHGFRTSFRTWTQERTNFPREICEAALAHLVGDEVERAYARSDLLEKRRELMEAWADYLAADRRKVVRIG from the coding sequence GTGGCGAAGCCGAAGAACGGACTGACAGCGCTGTTCGTGAAGAACGTGGCGGAGCCCGGCAAATACGGCGACGGCCACGGGCTCTACCTAATCGTCGGTCCCAATGGTTCGAAGAGGTGGGAGCAACGCCTGACCATCCAGGGCAAGCGGTGCGACTGCGGCCATGGTTCGGTATCCCTGGTCAGCTTGGCCACGGCCCGAGAGAAGGCCATCGACTTTCGGCGCATTGCCCGCGCCGGCGGCGACCCCAGAAGAGGCGATGACCGCGCCGCCATTCCGACATTCGAAGTTGCTGCCCGCGTGGTCCATGGTGAGTTGCTCAGCACTTGGAGCAACGAGAAGCACCGGCAGGATTTCATCAACTCTCTCGAGATGTATGCCTTCCCGAAAATCGGCACAGTCCCGGTGTCCGAGGTCGGCTCCTCCGAGATGCTGAAAGTGCTGTCGCCGATCTGGACGATCAAGCACGAGACTGCCCGGCGCGTCTTCCAGAGAATGGAGACAGTCTTGAAATGGGCGGCGGCAAAAGAATGGCGTGACGGGACACCCGGTGATGTCACCCTCAAGGGGTTGCCGAAGGTTCGAAGGGTCAAGGCTAACAGGAAGGCCCTGCCCTATTCCCAGGTGCCGGAAATGGTGAAGGAGCTGCGTGCCTCAAGTGCAATGCTGCAAACCAAGCTGTGCCTCGAATTCATCATCCTGACCGCCACCAGATCGGCCGAGACAAGGTATGCCCGCTGGCCGGAATTCAACCTGGGCGAGGCGACGTGGACCATCCCTAAAGAGAGGACCAAGATGCGCCGTGACCATACGGTGCCCCTGCCCCCTCGGGCAGTTCAGATCCTCAAGGAAGCACAAAGCCTCTTCGGCACGAGCGCGTTTGTATTCCCCGGCGGCCGCAAGGACCGGCCATTGTCTGACGTGGTCCTCTCAGGTCGCGTGAAAGACATGGGCTATGACGTGACCGTTCATGGCTTCCGCACGTCATTTCGGACTTGGACTCAAGAGCGGACGAACTTCCCCCGAGAAATCTGCGAGGCCGCGTTGGCTCACCTTGTCGGCGATGAAGTCGAGCGGGCATATGCTCGTTCGGACCTGCTGGAGAAGCGCCGCGAGCTGATGGAGGCTTGGGCCGATTACCTGGCAGCGGATCGCAGGAAGGTGGTGCGCATTGGCTGA
- a CDS encoding helix-turn-helix transcriptional regulator: protein MTKLLRLPAVIEVTGLGRSTIYAQIADGKFPAPVKLGVRAVGWPETAIIDWLNTRPSAAAA from the coding sequence GTGACGAAATTGCTCCGCCTCCCCGCCGTTATCGAGGTAACCGGCCTCGGCCGCTCGACCATCTATGCCCAGATCGCTGATGGAAAATTTCCCGCCCCCGTAAAGCTCGGGGTTCGCGCCGTCGGCTGGCCTGAAACTGCCATCATCGACTGGCTGAACACCCGCCCCAGCGCGGCAGCCGCGTAA
- a CDS encoding winged helix domain-containing protein, with translation MSFDKQWPAQAFTVQNGPDHPTVVIVKGRDRWALEALIRAGAKGCTPIDHPGPRWSAYVFKLRKQGVCIETLHESHEGPFPGHHARYILRSSVTFGRRAA, from the coding sequence ATGTCGTTCGACAAGCAATGGCCTGCACAGGCATTCACGGTCCAGAACGGACCGGACCATCCTACTGTTGTCATCGTTAAAGGTCGTGACCGGTGGGCACTTGAGGCGCTCATTCGCGCCGGGGCGAAGGGCTGCACGCCCATTGACCACCCCGGCCCGCGCTGGTCGGCCTATGTGTTCAAGCTCCGCAAACAGGGCGTCTGCATCGAGACGCTTCATGAAAGCCATGAAGGCCCGTTCCCCGGCCATCACGCCCGCTACATCCTCCGGTCCAGCGTGACCTTTGGGCGGAGGGCTGCGTGA
- a CDS encoding transcriptional coactivator p15/PC4 family protein has product MDLGTIQKNAREEIRLTAETFKGHVIINIRVWYQDDAGEMRPGKQGLAFRVDLLPTVLETLSRARKGGAA; this is encoded by the coding sequence ATGGATCTTGGGACCATTCAGAAGAATGCCCGCGAAGAAATCCGGCTTACGGCTGAAACCTTCAAGGGCCATGTCATCATCAACATCCGCGTCTGGTATCAAGATGACGCAGGAGAGATGCGCCCCGGAAAGCAGGGGCTGGCCTTTCGGGTCGACCTGCTACCCACCGTTCTGGAGACCTTGAGTAGGGCCAGGAAAGGGGGCGCCGCATGA